The genomic region TCAACTGGGTATGGCGCCAATAGTCGAACTGGGCGGCGCTCATATAGAACGGCGCGCCACCGATTTCCCCCAGCAGCACATCGGCATCGCCGATCATGAAATCGCTCACGGCGTAGCACATTGGCGATGAACCGTCACAGCAGCCGCCCGACTGGTGAAACAGCAGCGCGCCATAGTCACGGCGCAACTCGGCGATCAGATCCAGCGCCGCATCGGTTGCAATGACGCGGCGAGTATCGAGGTTGGACATAGCACCCCTCCGAAAGCCCCGTCCTCAAGTAGGCCAAAGGCCGATAGGACGAACTAAAAAAAGGGCGAGCCAAGCTCGCCCCAAGGTTGGGAGGCAAAACGCGTTCTTGCTCAGCAACAACCCTTTAAAGGGGGATTAGAAGAAGCCAAGCTTCTTCGGGCTGTAGCTGACCAGCAGGTTCTTGGTCTGCTGGTAATGATCGAGCATCATCTTATGGGTTTCGCGCCCAATGCCCGATTGCTTGTACCCACCGAAGGCCGCATGGGCCGGGTAGGCATGGTAGCAGTTGGTCCAGACGCGCCCGGCCTGGATAGCCCGGCCGAAGCGATAGGCCTTGCTGCCGTCGCGCGTCCACACCCCGGCCCCAAGGCCGTAAAGCGTATCATTGGCAACATGCAGCGCTTCGGCATCGTCTTTGAAGGTGGTAACGGAGACGACCGGGCCAAAGATTTCTTCTTGGAA from Elstera cyanobacteriorum harbors:
- a CDS encoding DUF779 domain-containing protein; translation: MSNLDTRRVIATDAALDLIAELRRDYGALLFHQSGGCCDGSSPMCYAVSDFMIGDADVLLGEIGGAPFYMSAAQFDYWRHTQLIIDVVPGRGGMFSLENGREKRFLTRSRLFTDAEAAAIE